From the genome of Maniola jurtina chromosome 26, ilManJurt1.1, whole genome shotgun sequence:
aacgaatgaaccgattttaatttagtttttttttgtgtgaaaggtggcttgatcgagagtgttcttagctataatccaagaaaatcggttcagccgtttgaaagttatcagctcttttctagttactgtaaccttcacttgtcgggggtgttataaatttttaatttacacttgttgcattaAGTAACTATTTATCCACCTTTAAGTTTATACTTAGGTAATCATTGTAAAGTCTCCACGATACAGGTTCCCTAGTGTGGAGGCCAAAGGCAAAATGACTGTCGAACTTCTTTGTccataaagatttatttatttatttatttactagaggatgcccgccacttcatccgcgtggattagggttttcaaagatcccgtgggaactgtttgactttctgggataaaagttgcctattcaattacagggacgcaagctacttcggtacctttcacataaatcggttaagcggatgggtctttaggaatcccgtgggaactctttggattttccgggataaaaagtagcctatgtccttccccgggacataagctaaccttgcaccaaatttcgtcagaatcgattgaactgttgggccgtgaacaggtagcagacagacagagagacagacacacattcgcatttataatattagtatgaattatttatttatttattatctactagGTAATGCCCGATCAATCTGTAAAGCTGAGTACATCGGGTCTGTTCTCCTATCGGCCAAAATGGGTGCCCGTGATGACTGAAGTCGGCGCGTGCTACACGTTCAACTCCGTGGCCGTGGCGGACGTCGCTATCATGTAAGACCCTTTAGGCTCTTCGGGCTTTTTAGACTCTTTAGCCTCTTTAGACTCGTTAGGTTCTTTAGACTCTTTAGGCTTTTTAGGATCTTAAGACTCTTTAGACTGTTTAGGCGCTTTAGCCTCTTTAGACTCTTTAAGCTCTTTAGACTATTTAGGCGCTTTAGGCTCTTTAATCTCTTTAAATCTCTTTAGGCTCCTCAGACTCTTTAGACTCTTTAGGCGATTTAGGCTCTATAATCTCTTTAGGCTCTTTAGGCTCTTCAAGGTCATTAGATTCTCCTGATggtagaacgctagcaaaaacgatgCGATagtatttgaaatattttatatttcaaatactatcgcattttatattttattatttacactattttatattttatatttgaaatattttatatttcaaatattttgaatCTATACAAACTATAGGTacagcgaagcgaaaattgtacgtctatggGTACAATACAAACTATAGATACGAACTTATTTCCAGTAAACCAGCCACAAACGTCACGAAGGATATTCCTGCAACTTGCGAATATACCCCATCGGGCTGCACATACATATTCGAATGCTTTAACTTAATAAAAGTAAgttcatttttagggtaccgtactcaaagggtaaaaacggagctcttcAAAGATGAGAGCACTCCGCGTTATAAAGAATATCCATACTCTATACTCGTATAtactcttataatattataaatgcaaaagtgtgtctgtctgtctatctgtctgtctgccaccttTTCAAGGctcaacagtgtaaccgattccgacgaaatttggtacagggttagcttatatcccggggacggacataggctactttttatcccggaaaatgaaggAGTACCCGCGGGAtacctaaagacccatccactttaccgatttgtatgaaaggtaccgaagtagtttgcgttcctgtaatcgaaataggcaactttttatcccggaaaatcaaacagttcccacgggatctataaaatctaaatccacgcggacgaagtcgcggacatcctctattAGAAACGCAAAGAGAATTTACATGTCTGGCTTTCCAATGAGCGAGTTAGTTTGGGATCGTCCACAAGTCGAACAGCCCGCCTTTCGATCTGATCAAAATATGGAATTTGTCTattattcgatttttttttagttaaaaatagcaagcaaacgagcaggcgggtcatctgatgttaagtgattactgctgcccatgaacattgcAGCCCTAGAGGAACCGCCCAATGCGTAGCCGGCCGATTTTCTACATTGTCATTTTTAACATATTCCCTAAAGTTGAGGAGATTCTAATTGCCAGGCCTTCGTAATACAACAGCGCCCCCCTGTCGATGTCATTCAAGTGGCAAAAGATTCTTGTCGTACTGTAGCTACggcctacggaacccttcgtgtgcaactccaactcacacttgaccgattttgacgtgacaacgtcttatagtTCGATAGAGCCgactgcacgcacgaaaaaacatgactcatgtggcgttacctcgctctgaggcgttctatgtaaggcttgaagtgcaagcgagagcgcggaacgagcgacaaagaagcacaatcggcctttgttgtcacgttcaactatcgtcagtaaaccgactttacagacaaccaattttttttagtactACTTCCACTCAGCATTCGACATAGTGGACACACAGACAGCGAGTACCCTTTCCATCCCGCCGCAGAACACCAAGGTCACACTGGCTATAACGGAGACTTGCTCTGGGGCCGAAGTCAGGGCCTTGTCGCCTTCGAGACGCCACTGCCTCTATTTCGATGAGCCCACCAAGCCAAATAGACAGGTGAGATACACGATACACATGAAACAAGATAATATTAGATTataatgtatgtaggtacattatgtcTAATATTATCTGGCAAACTTGCACATACGCGCAACACACGCGTAACACATGCACCACACACGCACAACACACGCTCCCCACACTCACCACACACCCAAAATACACGCGCAATGCGCCACACACGCGCATTACACGCGCAACAGACGCTCTACACACGTGCCACATACGCGCAACATACTCGCGCAACAGACGCTCCACACACGCACTACACACTCACAATACACGCGCAACACACGCGCCACATACGCGCAACACACGTACTATAGACACTCCACACACGCGCCACACTCTCACAATACACGCGCAACACACGAGCCACACACTACTTGTGTACTCGTAATATtagtttactattgttactattgttattttgatattatttagatcctacatatttggtagacttattttttcagtgtattgtgactttcgtaagtgcttttataagtctggaacgaagaataaataaatacacacGTGCAACAGCGCACAACAGACGCACCACACACGCACAACACACGCGCAACAGACGCGCAACTCACGCGCAACACACGCGCAACAGACGCTCCACACAAAATTGAGGCAATAGAGCATTCCAAAGTTGGATCATTGTCGGTAGGTGCACAGCAACAACATCTGCAGGCAGGACTGCAAGAGTCGCATCGCCATGCAAGCGTGCGGGTGCAAGCCTTTCTATTACCATTAtgcaggtaggtatctactcagGTAGGTATTTTCATCGTTTAGGACTATGGCTTGAAAATCGGactatttttcagctccggagTCAGGTTTTGATGCTCAGCGTTCCAAGTCCGGAGTTCCGGAGTTTCAAAACTTCATTAAAACTTGAACGTGATTAAATACTGCGCttgatttgaatatttcttGCGCTTAAATGCATGTTTAAGTCTGATaagcatgaaataaaacaaatcactaagaaaaattaaaagaaaactttattttacgaCCTAATGAAATTAACTagtaagattttaattttttaaataaagttctCCATCGTTAAAATTGGTTAACTTTTACCCTATTTCATATGTCCAATTTATGAAGATTTCGTACTGTATAGCTATGTAACCACAATAAAATCCCGTctcttttaaaaatatggaaatcgAAACTCCGGTTATATTCATGATAACTCCGGTTTTACAAATGAATCTGTAAGATCGTTCGAATTCTGGAGCTGAAGCCCTGAACTATTTATTCCTATCTGTCCCCCTGTGGAAACAGATCAGGGGAACAGATAGGAAGAAttcctaataatatttatatctgGGAAACACAATCCAGCCAATTAGGATAAATCTAATTTTGAGAAAGAGTTTAGCCATCGAATCCAATTCGGCTGAGCAGCGCTCGGGAAGCTTTGAGATGTTTTTTAGGTCTTCTTTCAGAAAATTcgtcagtgcttgaagaccaaagtcttcgaacagtgcatgacacgagtttttttttaaagaatattagccatgctaatcatgactaatactcccctttcccctccaactaagcataacgcttgtgccagaagtgggtacgacaatagtgcaacgggtggggttcgaaccgccgacctttcggaatgcagtccgctcctcaaccgttgagctatcgaggctcaaacgAGACGTTTGGTTACTACTCACTTACTCTATGCCTATTTAGGTATATATCCAGTCCGCTGTGCACTACAGCCGGCATGTCGTGCGTGGCACGCATCGCTCACCGCTTAGCGAAGTTCGACAACACCACGTGCCCGTGCGTGCAACTATGCGCCGACACTGTCATCCGCGAGATCTCTACCATCCTGACAGAGTGGTTACTAGTTACTTGCCTACTTACTCGCATCTATCTAttactatctatctatctatctgtccaGAGGGTCCGCTGTGCACTACAGCCGGCATGTCATGCGTGGCACGCATCGCTCACCGCTTGGCGACGTTCGACAACACCACGTGCCCGTGCGTGCAACTATGCGCCGACACTGTCATCCGCGAGATCTCTACCATCCTGACAGAGTGGTTACTAGTTACTTGCCTACTTACTCGCATCTATCTAttactatctatctatccagAGGGTCCGCTCTGCTCTACAGCCGGCATGTCATGCGTGGCACGCATCGCTCACCGCTTGGCGACGTTCGACAACACCACGTGCCCGTGCGTGCAACTATGCGCCGACACTGTCATCCGCGAGATCTCTACCATCCTGACAGAGTGGTTACTAGTTACTTGCCTACTTACTCGCATCTATCTAttactatctatctatccagAGGGTCCGCTCTGCTCTACAGCCGGCATGTCATGCGTGGCACGCATCGCTCACCACTTGGCGACGTTCGACAACACCACATGCCCGTGCAGAGGCACAGAAATTAAACTCGAGCTAAATGCGATTTGCAACTACAAATTATGACGGAAAAGCTAGCTGCTAAACAACCGACGCTGGTCAATCGCTCTAGGCCACTGCTGCTTCAGGACAACGCTAGACCACACACTGCACAACAGACGGCTACCAAATTAGAGGAGCTTCAATTGGAATGTCTAAGATATCCACCGTACCTACTCCCCGGACCTTGCTCCAACAGATTACCATTTTTTTCGAAATATGGATAACTTCTTGCGAGGGAAAAAATCCAACTCCGATGGGGCAGTCCTAAGCGccttcaaagattttattgattctCGTCCAAATGGtccgtaacagagagagcgttatattaacttctttccgcggataagGTATAGATGGAGATTGGAACGGAGGGTATAGACAGAGATTTGAACGGAGGGTATagatacagattttttttggtaaaaagaatattagccacgttaaatgactaatattcccctttcctcaccaactaagcgtcaggcttgtgctaggagtgggtacgacaatagcgcaacgggcggggtttgaaccgtcgacctttcggttttcagtccactcctttaccgattgagctattgaggctctaagaGGCTTAAGATTTGAACAGAGGGTATAGACAgagatttgaataattttttgtgCAGGAATGTTGGGTCGCTGAAGACTCGCGGAGTGGTTCGGTATGTAATGGAGCCGCCTCGCACGCGGTACACGCGCCACATCGTGTTCCACTTCCAGGACCTCGTCGGTACGTACCATGCGACCACTAGCATCGCTGTACATTCACTAGTGTATAGCAGTGTGCAGCCGAGGGACCGGCAGtatcacaaataaataaattgaattgaattgaatcacTGCGTGTACTATAATTGAATTGCTGCGTGGTACTATAGTTGAAttctcaaaaatcttttctttgtGGATTtcaacgtcataatagctatttgcatgcatTTCAGTCTATTCCGTCAAGAAGTTTAAGCTttgcgttgatggatcagtcagcCAGTGAGTCACCATTTCcttttaagcggaatttacattacgaaattagtttcacgacatcaATTTCATTATCACGacattgcacgtgtaaacgtcatgcacgcattacgaaattagacgtttacaagtgcaatttataatgaaattagtgtcgtgaaactaatttcgtaatgtaaattccgctttatacTAACATAATGTCCCCAGTGTCGTTCGGCGGAGCAGCGGGCCTCTTCCTGGGCGCCAGTTTTATCAGTTTCGTGGAGATTGGCTATTTCTTCATCGAGCGTATTTTACGCATTGGAGGGAAGAAGACAGATTCCAAGGCTTTGGTATgggtattgttttatttaaattcactTCATAAGCAGTTTTGTTTAAAACTAACTTTTGcaagcgacttcgtccgtataaatattattaactagctgatacccgcgacttcgttcgcgtggatgtaggtttttaaacttcccatgggaactctttgattttccgggataaaaagtagcctatgtgctaatccagggtataatctatctccattctaaatttcagcccaatccgtccagtagtttttgcgtgaaggagtaacaaacatacacacacacacacacacgcacatacaaattttctccaatattagtgtgatagtaccTAGTGGTTGTAGcatataattcaaattcaaattatttttattcaattaaacttttacaagtgcttttgaatcgtcaaaataatctaccactggttcggaatgctgttcctaccgagaagaaccagcaagaaactcggcggttgctcttttcaaatgtacaatttacaataatatgccatactgtatacaagcaattgcagcgccgtgtattgcttgCTAATAGTCTAAGATAACGTAGCTCTACCTCATCTCATGCGCCTCAGAAGAATCAGAGCTAGGCCTGCCTTGGCAGGTGGCAATAACTGGGTTCCAGTTAGTTCCATTACGATCGTGTCCCtctgtgcccagcaacaacgaaCGAGGCGGAAAACGTCTTTTCGTAAGACGGTAAGAGTCCGACTTCGACTTCCCGAGTGCGGtagtatccatgaggatttccccatgTTAAAaaaagctatacctacctacaaaactAGGTATATCAGTGAAAGCATTTTCAGAATCAGATTATTAGTGTGCCTAGTGAGAGAGTTTTAACCTATTcaatcgcgtaaaagttaactgcgttttgtatggaattgaaacagcgccatctagtgacaagaagatggcgctgtttcaattccatacaaaacgcagttaacttttacgcgatcgaataggttaaaaatctcccactacgCACACCGGTGGTTACCCCCTTCTTACATACAAGCTTAGAAACTTTATccctatttaataatattagtcataatattaataataaatattaataacacacAATCCTGTTAGGTAGATAGATCCAATTTCGAAATAGGTTTAATCGCCGCACCCAACTCGGCTGCGCTGCGCAGCGTTCGGATAGCTTCGAGTTGCCTTCTCATCCAAAGTCCAATCCTCCTCCGTAGGTATTTGCTTGAAGATCAGTCTTCGAAAaacataacagacagacatacgggCACATAGGTATGGGTTAATGTTTATTTCCTAATTCCAGGTCAAAACACACAGAGCGCCGCCATACGAATCTCGCATTCAAGAGTTGACTTCAATAATAGAAAGACAGAATTATTATGAACGAAATTacataaacaattattattattaaaatatattatggacttcgtctgtgttgatgttagctggcgggcgtgctctgcctttttgcagtgtttaactgactggaaagcgctctaagggggtgccgtgcgtatgtcggcgagcgccggcacagacggtgcccatacctacttgtatagtttaactaacttgtaacaaataactacaaacttgacattggctaatctttgtaaagccaaaaagaaaaaaaaatatatattatttcaaaaactatAATTTGAGATGTTTCATTAGCGGccaaaattaaataactaatGTACTTTACCTATTTACAATCTATGGACTCAGAAGggttgttttttaacccccgactttGGGTCGTTAAGGGTGGGTTTGggtaagaggggtgttataagtttgacgtgtgtatctgtgtatctgtgtgtctgtgtatctgtgtatctgtctgtggcatcgtaacgcctaaacgaatgaaacgattctaatttagttttttttgtttgagaggtggcttgatcgagagtgttcttagctataatccaagaaaatcggttcagccgtttgaaagttatcagctcttttctagttctgtaaccttcacttggggg
Proteins encoded in this window:
- the LOC123878444 gene encoding uncharacterized protein LOC123878444 is translated as MFSAKPRRSWIGRLLGGVLNGFKSFCLQTSIHGFNHIAAPRRHWIERLLWVSVTAMAACGVVGISLGQWQRYINNPTVVTLDKDYRTWNYTTTAATACEVNRTNPKKVERAIKTRWNVAPNDSNYYYYARFVDVVANSDLYNLTNYEEFKNDPNLNVNLYELAVEVMPDQSVKLSTSGLFSYRPKWVPVMTEVGACYTFNSVAVADVAIIKPATNVTKDIPATCEYTPSGCTYIFECFNLIKYYFHSAFDIVDTQTASTLSIPPQNTKVTLAITETCSGAEVRALSPSRRHCLYFDEPTKPNRQVHSNNICRQDCKSRIAMQACGCKPFYYHYAEGPLCTTAGMSCVARIAHRLATFDNTTCPCVQLCADTVIREISTILTEWLLVTCLLTRIYLLLSIYPEGPLCSTAGMSCVARIAHRLATFDNTTCPCVQLCADTVIREISTILTEWLLVTCLLTRIYLLLSIYPEGPLCSTAGMSCVARIAHHLATNVGSLKTRGVVRYVMEPPRTRYTRHIVFHFQDLVVSFGGAAGLFLGASFISFVEIGYFFIERILRIGGKKTDSKALVKTHRAPPYESRIQELTSIIERQNYYERNYINNYYY